GTCCCGTCGGCCCGGGTGCCGGCCAACTCGAGCATCCGGGGCCCCAGGGCGGCCACCACGACGCCGGGCGCGGGCGTGTCGAGCATGACCGGGGCGCGGGCGGTGAGCTCGGGCCCTTCGTGGTCGCTGCGCCGGTCCGGTCCGAAGAGGGCGGCCAGGACCTCGAGCTCCTCGCGGCACAGCGCCACCACCCGGGCGTACGGGATCCCGTAAAAGCCCTCGGAGACCAGGGGGTGGGTAACCCCGATGCCGAGGGTGAACCGACCCGGTCCGGCCGCCTGGGCCACAGTGAGGGCCTGCTGCGCCAGCGGGACCGGGTGGCGGCCCTGGATCGGAACCACCGCCGTGCCCACGGGGATCCGGGGCACCTCCCGGGCGGCAACGGCGAGCGCCGTGAGGGCGTCCACCGAGAGGGTCTGCGGGAGCCACAGGCCCTCGAATCCCGCTTGGGCCGCCCGCCGGACGACGGCCACGACCTCGTCGACGGAGCGGAGGTCGGACCCCGCCCATGCCGAGATGGTGA
This portion of the Acidimicrobiales bacterium genome encodes:
- a CDS encoding TIGR03564 family F420-dependent LLM class oxidoreductase gives rise to the protein MTGKPGLTISAWAGSDLRSVDEVVAVVRRAAQAGFEGLWLPQTLSVDALTALAVAAREVPRIPVGTAVVPIQGRHPVPLAQQALTVAQAAGPGRFTLGIGVTHPLVSEGFYGIPYARVVALCREELEVLAALFGPDRRSDHEGPELTARAPVMLDTPAPGVVVAALGPRMLELAGTRADGTVTWMTGPGTLATRIVPALQAAASRAGRSDPRVVAGLPVCVTNDVARARETIRPRIENAGRMPSYQRQLALEGLEDLADLAVVGDAGTVAARVTELAAIGVTELMADVFGTPEERETTIAVLTSLRSRGGA